One Luteolibacter yonseiensis genomic window carries:
- a CDS encoding recombinase family protein: MIAAMAQWEREEISSRVAASVPVRAKMGRSTGGKPVYGYHWVDSKMVPQPEEAAVRKLMVSLFLEHRRKLTVARILNERGYRTRAGNLWSYSTVGKLLQDPTVKGNRLANFTRNLGDGKWEFKPKEEWVNVPVEPIVSEEDWNECNRILNEGREGHGRYMQKGRNPKYLFSGLAFCGACGNDVKMYPQTGTPKYRCYKCSNKIPKDDLEALFIEQMSDFLLDDRRLAEYMLKASEAAGEKRSLLQSLAKDGEKVSKRLESLVDLYQGGALGFDEFKRQSVPLEARKIEIARETEHLKEMLMVLDAEQVSSQSLAKDGAKLVSQWFKMSHLKQRELVENLVSRVTINRSEIDFDLRYLPGMGKKHPHSHLFNYAKNHDPAWPDPNEELMPER; this comes from the coding sequence ATGATCGCGGCGATGGCGCAGTGGGAGCGCGAGGAGATCTCCTCGCGAGTTGCTGCTTCGGTGCCTGTCCGTGCCAAGATGGGGAGGTCCACCGGCGGAAAGCCCGTCTACGGTTATCACTGGGTCGACAGCAAGATGGTGCCGCAGCCGGAGGAGGCTGCCGTCCGCAAATTGATGGTGTCCCTCTTCCTTGAGCACCGCCGCAAGCTGACCGTCGCTCGCATTCTCAACGAGAGGGGCTACCGGACGCGTGCCGGCAACCTGTGGTCGTATTCAACGGTAGGCAAGCTGCTCCAGGATCCGACGGTGAAGGGTAATCGCTTGGCCAATTTCACCCGGAACCTAGGTGACGGCAAGTGGGAGTTCAAGCCGAAGGAGGAATGGGTCAATGTCCCTGTCGAGCCAATCGTCAGCGAGGAGGATTGGAACGAGTGCAACCGCATTCTCAACGAGGGGAGGGAAGGGCATGGCCGATACATGCAAAAGGGCCGCAATCCGAAATACTTGTTTTCCGGGCTCGCGTTCTGCGGGGCGTGCGGGAATGACGTGAAGATGTATCCCCAGACCGGAACTCCGAAGTACCGTTGCTACAAGTGCAGCAACAAGATCCCGAAGGACGACCTGGAGGCGCTCTTCATCGAGCAGATGTCCGACTTCCTGCTCGATGACCGCCGCCTTGCGGAATACATGCTCAAGGCTTCGGAGGCGGCTGGCGAGAAGCGGAGCCTGTTGCAGTCGCTGGCCAAGGACGGGGAGAAAGTCAGCAAGCGCTTGGAATCCCTGGTGGATCTCTATCAGGGAGGGGCGTTGGGATTTGACGAGTTCAAGCGGCAGTCGGTTCCTTTGGAGGCGCGGAAGATCGAGATCGCCAGGGAGACGGAGCATCTCAAAGAGATGCTGATGGTATTGGACGCGGAACAGGTTTCTTCTCAATCCCTAGCGAAGGATGGCGCGAAATTGGTGAGCCAATGGTTCAAGATGTCCCATCTTAAGCAGCGGGAGTTGGTGGAGAATCTCGTATCGCGAGTTACCATAAATCGATCAGAGATAGATTTCGATCTGAGGTATCTCCCGGGTATGGGTAAAAAGCATCCGCATTCTCATCTCTTCAACTACGCGAAGAACCACGACCCCGCCTGGCCGGATCCGAATGAGGAACTGATGCCGGAGCGCTGA
- a CDS encoding transposase domain-containing protein translates to MVKNTLPAGLDGKRSTAVGKKNWLFVGGEDTGDRSAVIYTLLESARRNGHEPYAYLRDVLERLPDTTTAGLDALLPVNWKPAGQTTVTLLAAG, encoded by the coding sequence ATGGTAAAAAACACCCTGCCTGCGGGGCTCGACGGTAAGCGCTCCACCGCGGTGGGGAAGAAGAACTGGCTCTTCGTGGGAGGAGAAGACACGGGGGACCGCAGCGCTGTGATCTACACGCTCCTCGAGAGCGCGAGGCGGAACGGCCACGAACCGTATGCCTACCTGCGGGATGTCCTGGAGCGTCTGCCAGACACCACGACCGCCGGACTCGACGCACTGCTGCCGGTGAATTGGAAACCTGCCGGGCAAACCACCGTCACGTTACTGGCCGCCGGTTGA
- the tnpA gene encoding IS66 family insertion sequence element accessory protein TnpA: MTLPNSDKPDGMIRSDRRGRLLIRAELRTAILLAFDASSLSAMAFCRQHGLCYSTFATWIQKRRKGDAPPASTAHTPASASQSFVEVRLEEAATTDRPLLPLTFNLPSGASVEM; this comes from the coding sequence ATGACCCTTCCCAATTCTGACAAGCCGGACGGCATGATCCGTTCGGACCGCCGTGGCCGACTCCTCATCCGTGCCGAGCTGCGGACCGCCATCCTCCTGGCCTTCGATGCCAGTTCGCTCTCTGCCATGGCCTTTTGTCGGCAGCACGGATTGTGCTATTCCACCTTCGCCACCTGGATCCAGAAGCGGCGCAAGGGGGACGCCCCGCCTGCATCAACAGCCCACACCCCGGCTTCCGCCAGCCAGTCGTTCGTCGAAGTCCGTCTTGAGGAAGCCGCCACCACCGACCGACCGCTCCTTCCGCTCACATTCAACCTGCCTTCCGGTGCCAGCGTTGAAATGTAA
- a CDS encoding helix-turn-helix domain-containing protein, giving the protein MRYTPRMDELTRDHGPQPLDGLMVRWNLTNHELVEVSEEQLNHKQVQKARKGRQLTLHLMQKLTRALNETVMMKLPKEDREKFVPYLHKHLHSYFLQFSLHCFRKDRDAWMTSSSALADRIRAARKSLGLTQKEMAKRLGVTEGTFFTWEAGGHEPSGTMIRKLSEFLRIEIGQPRNA; this is encoded by the coding sequence ATGCGATACACCCCGCGCATGGATGAACTGACACGCGATCACGGACCACAGCCGCTCGACGGCCTGATGGTGCGCTGGAATTTGACCAATCATGAATTGGTGGAGGTTTCCGAAGAACAACTGAACCACAAGCAGGTGCAGAAAGCCCGCAAGGGCCGCCAGCTCACGCTGCACCTCATGCAGAAGCTCACCCGCGCCCTGAACGAGACGGTGATGATGAAACTGCCGAAGGAAGACCGCGAGAAATTCGTGCCCTACCTTCACAAGCATCTTCACAGCTACTTTTTACAATTCAGTCTTCATTGTTTTCGGAAGGATCGGGACGCATGGATGACCTCAAGTTCCGCGCTTGCCGACCGCATCAGGGCGGCTCGGAAAAGCCTCGGCCTTACCCAGAAGGAGATGGCAAAGCGCCTCGGAGTCACGGAGGGAACATTCTTTACTTGGGAGGCTGGCGGCCATGAGCCCTCGGGCACTATGATCAGGAAGCTGTCGGAATTTCTCCGAATCGAAATCGGACAGCCAAGGAATGCTTGA
- a CDS encoding substrate-binding domain-containing protein: MILASRQSRSNSVQAMRVARDWSQAELAKRSGISRAAVSAIEGDRLTPSVSTALSLAGVLGCTVEELFGRNAKPAPGGPTWAWQPWQEPCRYWEAEVSGRRLFYPVEATSLNPLPPDGIWKNGVSHDSQSASAEMTLTVATCDPAAGLLAHEYARESGFRMLVFPRGGGAALELAKQRGIHMAAVHRSTGKSPDRNAASARDTLGANSRLLRVAAWESGIALPSDSRVSSVKSLSKQATRWAAREPGSAARECLDHLLEGKKPQGREVEGHHGVAGAVRAGWADAGICVKLPAVEARLNFLPIQNEALDFCFHASLENDPRVQALIRVLRSRRYRQMIDELPGYDARLTGELASV; this comes from the coding sequence ATGATCCTAGCATCCCGTCAAAGCCGTTCCAATTCCGTGCAGGCGATGCGCGTCGCCCGCGACTGGTCGCAGGCGGAGCTGGCCAAACGCTCGGGCATCTCCCGGGCGGCCGTCAGCGCGATCGAGGGAGACCGGCTCACGCCTTCCGTTTCCACGGCGCTCTCGCTGGCAGGAGTGCTGGGCTGCACGGTGGAGGAGCTTTTCGGAAGAAATGCCAAGCCAGCACCGGGCGGGCCGACATGGGCATGGCAACCGTGGCAGGAGCCGTGCCGGTATTGGGAGGCGGAGGTTTCCGGCAGGCGGCTTTTTTATCCGGTGGAGGCGACATCGCTCAATCCCCTGCCGCCCGATGGTATTTGGAAAAACGGGGTATCCCATGATTCGCAATCCGCCTCCGCCGAAATGACGCTGACCGTCGCCACCTGCGATCCCGCCGCCGGGTTGCTCGCGCATGAGTACGCCCGCGAATCCGGTTTCCGCATGTTGGTCTTTCCACGCGGTGGCGGTGCCGCGCTGGAGCTGGCGAAGCAGCGTGGCATCCATATGGCCGCGGTGCATCGGTCCACCGGGAAGTCGCCGGACCGGAACGCCGCATCCGCACGAGACACGCTGGGTGCGAATTCACGCCTGCTGCGTGTGGCTGCCTGGGAATCCGGCATCGCGCTGCCGTCCGACAGCCGCGTGAGTTCGGTGAAATCCCTTTCCAAACAAGCCACGCGATGGGCAGCCCGCGAACCGGGGTCAGCCGCACGAGAATGCCTCGACCATCTGCTGGAAGGAAAAAAGCCGCAGGGGCGGGAGGTCGAAGGCCACCACGGCGTGGCCGGAGCGGTCCGCGCCGGATGGGCGGACGCGGGCATCTGCGTGAAGCTCCCGGCGGTGGAGGCACGGTTGAACTTCCTGCCGATCCAGAACGAGGCGCTGGACTTCTGTTTCCACGCTTCCCTTGAAAACGACCCGCGCGTGCAGGCGCTCATCCGCGTGCTGCGGAGCCGCCGCTACCGTCAGATGATCGACGAGCTGCCGGGCTACGACGCCCGCCTCACCGGAGAGCTGGCCTCTGTCTGA
- a CDS encoding alginate export family protein yields the protein MNRKLLAPLSVAILTISNSSHAAEKEVTLFNGWLRQQYPGSQPWDIGAELRGRFENKDDAGVNASTDFVPGIAESREAFYFREKIHVGYKSEWIGGFVEGRDASGHEDEKADDVFDLHQAYLTLGNAKEFPLTAQIGRQELSYGDQRFVGKGDWSNYGRSFDAVKLRLENPFGWVDAFTSRVVLPDDGNFNTSNDYDYFSGIYAGSKKLMPWQDTQVYFLARNYGKQAPNAIGTGNPGSPSTQRDIYTLGTLWKSNADAFGGWDYSLEAAFQFGSVYNSAQDARLDQRSHALFLDGGHTWDNIWSTPRLGIGYEYGSGDGDSTDGRVETLENLFGTQHRPYGLMDLAGARNMHIPKLAFSMKPVKGLTFSVDYLTFILADTGDLFYPESGGGRNANGYGINSGYGSYVGSEIDIYANYAVTKWSNVQLGYGHFFTGDYIEDSVGTAAEDADWFYTQLTLTF from the coding sequence ATGAATCGAAAACTACTCGCACCACTGAGCGTTGCCATTCTCACCATTTCCAACTCCAGCCACGCGGCGGAGAAGGAGGTCACATTGTTCAATGGATGGCTCCGTCAGCAATACCCCGGGAGCCAGCCATGGGACATCGGAGCGGAACTGCGCGGCCGCTTTGAAAACAAGGACGACGCCGGGGTGAACGCTTCCACCGACTTCGTCCCCGGCATCGCCGAAAGCCGCGAGGCATTCTATTTCCGGGAGAAGATCCACGTGGGTTACAAATCGGAATGGATCGGTGGATTCGTCGAAGGCCGTGACGCGTCAGGCCACGAGGACGAGAAGGCGGACGATGTCTTCGACCTCCATCAGGCCTATCTCACGCTCGGAAACGCGAAGGAATTTCCCCTCACCGCACAGATCGGCCGGCAGGAGCTTTCCTATGGCGACCAGCGGTTCGTCGGCAAAGGAGACTGGAGCAACTACGGGCGCTCTTTCGACGCGGTGAAGCTGCGCCTTGAAAACCCGTTCGGCTGGGTGGACGCCTTCACCAGCCGCGTGGTGCTGCCCGACGACGGTAATTTCAACACCAGCAATGACTATGATTATTTTTCCGGCATCTACGCGGGATCAAAAAAGCTCATGCCATGGCAGGACACACAGGTCTATTTCCTTGCCAGAAACTATGGGAAACAGGCTCCGAACGCCATCGGCACCGGCAACCCCGGATCCCCCTCCACGCAGCGCGACATCTACACCCTCGGCACGTTGTGGAAATCGAACGCCGACGCGTTCGGCGGCTGGGATTATAGTTTGGAAGCCGCCTTCCAGTTCGGCAGTGTCTATAACTCCGCCCAGGATGCCCGTCTCGACCAGCGGTCGCACGCGCTCTTCCTTGATGGCGGCCACACATGGGACAACATCTGGAGCACGCCCCGCCTCGGCATCGGCTATGAATATGGTTCCGGCGATGGCGATTCGACGGATGGCAGGGTGGAAACGCTGGAAAACCTTTTCGGCACCCAGCACCGCCCGTATGGCCTGATGGATCTCGCCGGCGCGCGGAACATGCACATCCCCAAGCTGGCCTTCTCCATGAAGCCGGTGAAAGGCCTCACCTTTTCCGTCGACTACCTCACCTTCATCCTCGCGGACACGGGCGATCTCTTCTACCCGGAATCCGGCGGCGGCCGCAACGCCAACGGCTATGGCATCAACTCCGGCTACGGCTCCTACGTCGGTTCGGAAATCGACATCTATGCGAACTATGCCGTCACCAAATGGTCGAACGTCCAGCTCGGCTACGGCCACTTCTTCACGGGAGACTACATAGAAGACTCCGTGGGAACCGCCGCCGAGGACGCGGATTGGTTCTACACACAACTCACCCTCACCTTCTGA